ATGTCATAGCGTGGACTTTTATTGCTGCCAAGTGTATCAGCACCTGCTGCACTTACGTACAACACTACAGCAGCCAATATAGCCTGTAGCCTATCTTCACATCCTGAACTTTGACCACCACCAAGGCAGCCGACATAAGATTATTTCAGCCGCACCTGCTACTGTGTCCCTCCGCCACTGCAAATAGACCCTGTTGCCACCCAGGTTACATAAGTGGCCGTGTTGCTGAGGCCTTCATTCATGAGATAAGCAAATGAAACTATGAGAACTCCCCAGTTGCTGTGTAGTGGAGCATGAGTGCTTTTAGCtttcatgcactttttttttcatgtctttaaaaaaaaaaaaaaaagaaccaggaAGCACTTTGTTAACAAAAGCATTCTTTAATATTATCTCTGGCAGGTATTATCTGTCATAATGTTGCTTTCCATTGAcacatgatatatatatatatatatatttatttatttatttatgcattttctCCTTTCTTTTAACCAAGaaactaacataacataaccgtttttaatattcattatttacacatggtacaaaaatatatttcacaaaATGACCTATAAATTTACAATATGAAGCtctataaaattacaaattcttttacaaaaatcaaaagaaataaaacaacaaaaaaagcctcATCCCGTTATACTTATTTGTGAGGGAGTGTAACCTGATCTGATGtgtgataataatattattatcattaaataggaataatataataattagaatattCCAGTGTGGCTAACAGTCCAGTCTCTTTTTAAAAGTCACATGCCCCCCCAAAGCTAATTGGGATGCGAGTCCTTTGGGTGCCAGTAGCCAGGTGGCACGGCACGAGTGGATGGCCGACTAGACTGCAAGATGACCTGGAGCCAACTAGCAGCTGCTTTGCCATCCAGCTGCATCCTGTTGGAGGGTTAGCGTGGGGCACGGGGCGCGGTTCAGTCAGGGGGCAGGTGTAGGGTGgagttggggggtggggtggggtgtaTCGGAGACTCCGCTCTCTCTTTCATGgctgtgatccaagatggctggcTGGGGTGTCACATGCCTGAGAGGAGACAGGAAAGGACAGAATGATTGGACTGCATCGCTGTCTGCTGAAAACGTTTACACACTCGTCTTTTACGACAACCATACCCCACCCAGCCTCTTGTGGTTTAACTGACACTTTTTTGGGATTTTCTCACAATGTTACacaatttcacaattttttcttgtagtattttgacttttttctcgtaaattctTCTTGTAATACATATTTAGCTAAATATTAAAACTATTCTTGTAATATAACCACCTTTTTCCCTAAATATTAGGGCTTTTTATAGTCTAATCGgatttgttagatttttttccatACTGGtctaatatttgaatatttttttgtttttttaagagcaGAGCTAAGGACGATCTTGACAAATAACCAGATCTTTGGAattgtatttgtcaaaataataaaaaattattattattataatattatataaatataataataataaactttttgtgaaaatatgacaattttattgtcatattgtgactttttatcttgttaaaactcaaaatattacaataactaAATAGTCTGGCTTTATTCAAATAAtactttattctctgaaaatcCCCTCTTTTTTTAGATGCtactactttgttgtaaaaatattacttacttttaattgtaaaatattttttttttctaaatttttctcgaaataatatattattaaaatatatcattttattaCCTTTTTCTTGCAGAATTGGACTGCaacttttacacattttgggGTAAATTTATATTCTCggtatattatgttttttttttcgataatACTACCACCTTTTCATGCCCTCATGTGGAGCTTTCCGAAAGTGAAGCACAAGCAATTCAAAAACGGAAAAGAGCAGGGCGGTGAAGGGAAGAGCCTAATAACCAGATCTCCTTTGGAattgtatttgtcaaaataatacaactttttgtgaaaatatgacaattttattgtcatattgtgactttttatcttgttaaaactcaaaatattacaagaaataaaTAGTCTGgctttattcaaataatattttgactttattgtcttaaaatcacatctttttttagatgctactactttgttgttaaaatattgcttacttttaattgtaaaataaaaaaatatattattttattatcttttttctTGCAGAATTGGACTGCaacttttacacattttgggTTAAATTTGTATTCTTggtatattatgtttttttcctgataatactACCACCTTTTCATACCCTCATGTGGAGCTTTCCGAAAGTGTAGCACAAGCAATTCAAAAACGGAAAAGAGCAGGGCGGTGGAGGGAAGAGCCTCCTTCCAGGGCCAATATTGACAGTGTGAGTCCAAGACATAGCACTCTGTAGCGGTGCACATTCCTCATGTGCTGCTGCATGTTGTGACACTGATTAGCCTGCAGTAACGCAGGCAGAGGCCAAAGCAGACGCCAATACACCTTTCTGCCATCGCCGTGTTGCATGCTAACAGACACAACCAGCGCTGCAACGTTGACACTTACTCTCTAAAGTCTTGTCCAGGTCTGCAATGAAGTCCTCCAGTTCTTTGGTGTCTCCCAGTTTGGCTGCAAGAGAgacacattttgttttattcttaTAAAGTAACATCTTTATTTTTGCATcttgtttctttttaaattgtaacatttttctGCAAATATCGCCACTTTCTTTGCATAggctttattctcttaaaatgttCTCGTAATTTTactgcattattcattcattcattcattcattttctaccgctttttcctcacgagggtgctggagtctatcccagctgtcttcgggcgagaggcggggtacaccctggactggttgccagccaatcacagggcacatatagacaaacaaccactcacactcacattcatacctatggacaattaggagtcaccaattaacctagcatgtttttggaatgtgggaggaaaccggagtacccggagaaaatccacgcatacacggggagaacatgcaaactccacacagagatggccgaaggtggaattgaaccatggtctcctagctgtgaggtccgcgcgctaaccactcgaccgccatgctgcCCTTTTACAGCATTAGtcacataaaataatacatttgtactttttcttgaaatgttatcacttaattctcataatatgaagacttttttcatcattttatacatttttcttatgtccaaaaatgttgaatcattttatcaatttttggctcgaaatattgtattttcaaaatatgcagatttaaaaaaaatatatttctaaatgattTGTAAAAATCCcttcttgaatattttttagcatatGGTCCATTGTGTGGAGCCAAATGGAGTGCAGTAATTGCTGCAACtagcagaggcgctgtttatttaacaataacacaacatcGTCTATGGGAAATTGAGCTCAACAAAACAAATACTAGCTTAGCAAGGTAGTCAGTTGtgctttttatttactttccAGAACACGATTAGATGGATCCAATATTGATCGTTTTCGGACTTTTCCGGCACGCTCCAATATACTGCTAAAGCATGACAAAGCACTTACGTTTTGGTGACATCAGCGTGGGTGAGGTGGGTGTCGGGGACAGCGCGGTGGGCGAGTGGAGCCTCTCATCGCTCAAGCTGAAACTGTTTCTGTTCAGCGAATCTgcacctgaaacacacacacacacacaaacactgggTTAGATGAAGCAGATCTGTCAATCATCTCACACACATTCTCTGATGTGTGTCACTGGAGCAGCAGAGTGTGTAATCATCACATTCCAACTAATCACGGCTTGCTACTAACACTATGCTCTGTTCAcgtgtttgtccattcacacacacacacacgcgcacacgatGTAAACAACTGTCTGcagtacacatacatacgtaaaGTGATgcctgtccattcacatactcgCATATTATTAACATGgttatccattcacatacacgcaAAAAACATCTGTTTGTCCATTTGCATACACACCAAAAATACACAACGGTTTGTCCAGTTGAAATTGAAAAGTGAGGTAGTCAACTCACTATCAGTGTCGCTGATGCCGCTGTCACTGACGCTGGCGCTGCTCCGCCTCTTCACCGTCCTCAGGTGCTCGTCATAGCGGAAGTGGCGCTTCTCCAGCGGGGATGTGAAGTCCTCGATCACGGCATCGAACTCGCACAGCACATCGTCCAGATCGTCCACATCCACCAGCTTTGCTGCTTGGAcaaagaagtgtgtgtgtgagcccaGAGAGTCGttggaaaatgtacaaatttacatttattgaaatTACCAGATTTAAACATCTCCTTGTCCATTcgcatacacacaaaatataaagAACTGTCATTCATAAACACACACCTGTCTGTCAGTTCACATACATATAAACATCtctctgtccattcacatacacacaaaatataaagAACGGTCATTCATAAACACAcacctgtctgtccattcacatacacacaaaatataaagaactgtcattcacaaacacacacctgtctgtctattcacatacacataaacatctgtccattcacatacacacatagagTACATGCTTGTCTgtctattcacacacacacacacacacacacacacacacacacacataaacatatctGTCTGCTCACATACATTCAatcatctgtctgtccattcatttACCCATCTGTCAATCAATACACGTACACAAAGCAAACCTCTTCATTCACTTTTTCATTCAAATACACAACCAATCTCtttccattcacatacatataAGCAACTGTCTGTCCAtttatatacacaaacacaccatgtaaacatctgCCTGCctattcacacacacaatatcatgtctgtccattcacgtacaccTAATGCAAACATCAGTTCTGCCAATGGAGTATTACCATAAGGAAAAATGTTGTGAAATGAAGGAATTTACCTTGGCGGGCCAGTTTGGGAGACTTCATGGTTCCAGTGAGGTGTCCACTGC
This is a stretch of genomic DNA from Doryrhamphus excisus isolate RoL2022-K1 chromosome 9, RoL_Dexc_1.0, whole genome shotgun sequence. It encodes these proteins:
- the rgcc gene encoding regulator of cell cycle RGCC; the encoded protein is MKSPKLARQAKLVDVDDLDDVLCEFDAVIEDFTSPLEKRHFRYDEHLRTVKRRSSASVSDSGISDTDSADSLNRNSFSLSDERLHSPTALSPTPTSPTLMSPKPKLGDTKELEDFIADLDKTLESM